The DNA segment CCATCGGATTCGGCGGACACGAGTAGTGGCATGGTCTTGAGTTTTGTGTTGTGTTTCAGTTTGATGATTGAATGATACAAGAGAAAAGGTAAAGTCTTGTTTATGACACTTGAGCACGAGCACACATATGGGTTCGGACAAGATGAGGAATCAGTCAGTTGATAACAACTGTTTTATTATTCTTCCACTGACAATACAACAACCACTCTCACTTATACCTGTTCTGGTTAATACATGATCTTCTCTgcttatgttttaaatattagCTCTTTTAAATATACGAAAATcttgtaaaatataataaaacaagtttttgtaatcaaaataacacacacaaaatgtctaaaataagttttattaaagagtaaagtttaataaactatatttttaaaattattattttaaattttatattccaaattttaaattctaaatcttaaaccttaatatccaaaccctaaatccaatCTGCCTAATCTAAACCCCAAATCTATATTAATTAACTCATATGTACTGTatccatttatttttttaatgaaacatatttttattatttttctacaTGTACGTTATTTAtgttataaaacttttttggttattaaaagatatttctctaaaatacataatatcattttatataaaattcaagCCTAATAATATTTTCGGGGTGAAAATCTTCAGTCTACAGCTCATTGAAAGAAATGAGAAGAAACACTTCAAACAAATGGTATTCCATTTTTCTCATAACAACATCAAAGCTTATGTACTAGTTGTCGTTACTACATTTAATTCCATATAATACCTGTTGAAAAAATGCGGTTTACCAAATGATAACAAAATATGATCTCAGCAGACTTATAGTAAGACGCTATAAGAATAGCTCCAGGCTAACTTTGTTTGTttcattatataataacaaaagtTTCCAGGCTGATGATTTATGTTCAAAAACTCATTCTTTGGCTACTGATCTGAAGCCAGCAATCTCATATGCTGTGTCAGAATCTCAAGATTCTTAGACCTCTCTGGAGTAAGCTGTCCAATATCAAAATCAAAGTCATCTGctttctccatttcttcttctATCAGCTCCAGGGCAAGACTCTTGTCTAGTTCCATTCTTCCTCCATCTTCatcctcctccttctcctccaATGTCACATCATCAATTCCCTTCTTCACATTCTTCTCCTgcatcttattcttcttcttctttgaaggGCTCAGCAACAAAAGCTTCTCCCAAGCCCCATCATCATACAAATCAGGTATGATCAACGGTACACGATTCTCATCCAAGCAAAACTTCAACATATCCGCATTTCTCAAGAAATCATTCATCTCGTTCGAGCTTGACTTTGTTGTTCCCTCAGATGGTGCCTGGTACGTTACCAAAGGAAGACCCTTTGAGTTTGTTTCTCCTTCATCAGTCACTTCTTCCAAAATCTTCGCTCCTCCTCCTTCAGCCTTTCTCCAGTTATTCTCCTTCGGCTGAAGCAACTGAACCAACAGACTTGGGTTCTGCATAACCATAACCAAAAAAGAAAGCATCTCTTGCTGACTCTCTTCCATCCCTTGAACCCTGTCTTCCAAGTGCAGCATCTTAGTATCCGTACTCTCCTGGTACTGCCTAACTTTTACCAGCTCCTGCGCTAACGCCTTCTTATCCCCTTTCAAGATATCAACTTCTTTCCACAGTTCACTCTCCCCAGACTTTTCTTCCTGAGAAGCATCAGTTGTTGTTGTAGTTTTGCTCTGATGCTCACTAGTACTCTGAACATTCTTCCTCCGTATAACATTCTTTAACAACTCCTTTTGTCCTCTCACAAACCAGTCATTAGCAAACTCGCAACGATCTGCATCAACTTTCCTAAAACcctgaaaaccaaaaaaaattaaaaacacaaactttACTCACTATATTGAAAGAAACAATCTTTCTTGATAATTAGCATATACCCATTTCATAATTGACATAAAGTAatcaaatttatcaaaaaagaaatcaaCTTTACAGATTCCCAGAGAAACATATACAAGGTAAGAACACAAAGCTTTCaagaaacaacacaaaaacaacAAACGGGGCAATTCAAGAAACTAACGTAGATATTGAGCTGACGGATGAAGCTAGAGAGGTTGCTGTGTTTGAAGTATTTGGGCAAGAGCTGAGCGGAGAAGACGGTCGTGTCCGATATAACGAAGCTGTTGTCTCCGTTAGTACTCCAGGAGATGATGGAATCGGTTGAGGAATCGTCGACCATCTCGTAGCATTTCCTCAGGAACGGCGCCACTGAAGAAGACGGAGACGAAGAATCAACACGGTCCGACGATGATTTGACCATAGCTCGAGTCTCGAGAATAGGTTTGGATTTTGAAATTGGTTTGATGAGATTAGTaatgaaaaagagaaaaggaaGAGACTTTAGAGAATTAGAGTGGTGAGAAGAGGATGAAACTTGTGCGTAGGGCAAGGGATCGCTCCTCGCAATCAAAACGAATTTTCAAGGAAATTGAGAGGGTTTGTCgcttagtttttgatttttacttttgttttttaaaatcgtAAATAGTTTATATTAGGTCTTTTTTATAGGCATATACACAAACAGGACTAATTCAAATTGAGTTAAAATTATTTAgttcatttgattttttttttgttcattggATTATTGTGTTATATCTGAGTATTGGTTTGGTTTACAGTATAACCTAATAGCTGATTTGTGTATCCGAATGACATGAAAAAATGATATTTGTTAGATTCTTTTTATATTGGTTTGGTTcagatattataaatatattatttggtaatttatgtatattttataaaaaaaataggtttttcgaaatatttttggatttgaatatagggaaattttttcaaaaatcaatttaaaatgttttacgacaaaaaaaaaacacataagcAGAAAATGACTAAAGTATGTTTCATTTAAAAAGGTAAAAGATAtgtataagtaaataaacactagaataatatttaaaaaaaaatcattttttgaaaaattaatcaaatctctttcgaatttttttatttattttttctattttttataagcTTTTCTAAAAATACttctaaaattattattttaaattttataataaatcttaaattctaaaccttgaatctcaaaccctaaaccacctTCTAATatctaaatcttaaatctagaTAAGTTAACTTTAAAGATACAAATGTTTTTTACCCccaatgaaatttatttttgcatttttacCCTTAGAAACTATTTTGtggttaaaaaaatttatcgcTGTCTTaggatatttttcttaaatatattttagtttcacatacaatttagaatttttaaacatatttttatatatatttttggatatttcgaataataaataaaaatatattctcatTGAATAATTACTCTATAAATAATATCCAAATAATCGAATTTCATACCGAGCCATGGTTGAATAGTCATAGATAAGATCCATAATTATTGGTCCTTAGTTCTCGTATTGGACTCTTTAACCGTAGCTCCACAATTAGTTTGATTGGAAGAAGCCAATACTGACCAACGTGTAACTTCTCTCTTTTATAACAAAGACACCTTCCAAAGGGATCCTCAATCACGAGACCGAGAGATGGCGAATGAAATCCCTACCAAAGGGATCCTCAAGACCGAAGCTCTGAAacatgtttgttttctttttataaatttctttCAATATTTTTCATGAagtaaatataaagttttatctATCTGCAAAGTTTGGTTTTGTGTTGATAAAAAACGATCTGTGATATATTTGGTTTGTTAACTTGTCAAAGTACATCTTGGAAACGTCAGCGTATCCAAGAGAGCATGAGCTGCTTAAGGAACTTCGTAAAGCTACAGTCCAGAAATATGGCAATTTGTAAGTCTTCTTAATCAAATAGATAGGATTCTATAACcagtttattaaattaaaaaatattcttatttataaaattatcttgGTTAATGAAAAAAACAGAAGCGAGATGGAAGTTCCGGTTGATGAGGGTCTTCTTCTATCGATGCTTTTAAAGATCACGAATGCTAAGAACACTCTCGAGCTCGGTGTTTTCACCGGCTACTCTCTTCTCTCCACGGCCCTTGCTTTGCCTGATGATGGCCGCgtaatgtttcttcttcttgctatAATCATATTGTTGGCATCATACGTACTTTTGCATGTGCaactataacaataaaaacCCTTATCTATTTATAGATTACTGCAATAGATATTGACAAAGAAGCTTATGAAATGGGACTAGAGTTTATCAAGAAGGCAGGTGTTGATCACAAGATCAATTTCATCCACTCCGATGGTATTAAGGCCTTAGACCAATTGGTGAAAGACGTACGTACGTAGAAAAAATTGTTCATATTATTTACTAACTAAAGATTAAAATACTATTGTAATGATCATATTCGACATTTGAGAAAAGCAGAAAAAGGAGTTTGATTTCGCATTTGCGGATGCTGACAAGTCGAACTACGTCAACTTCCATGAGAGGCTTCTGAAACTGGTTAAGGTTGGAGGAATCATTGCGTTTGACAACACCTTGTGGTTTGGTTTCGTGGCTGAGGACGAAGAGGGAGTTCCTGAGCATATGAGGGAATATAGAAAGGCTCTTATAGAATTCAATAAGAAATTGGCTTTGGATACCCGAGTTGAGGTCTCTCAGATTTCTATTGGAGATGGTGTCACGCTCTGCAGGCGCCTTGTATGATCAAATTAGACCAAAGCGTGGGAATTTGGAATAAAACTGTTAGATCCTTCAATAATCACATTTGgtcgttttttttgttgttaccAAGTTTGCATGGAATAGTGTTTCTGATTGATGATCACTCTATATCTTTTTTCCCATACTCACCTATTATatgataataaaattatgagtgaatttaaaatatatattagtatatgaAGTTGGATGCATTGGTTTggtttctcaaattttttgggtttttgtttttcgGGGTTGTAGGATTAtccgttcggattcggttaataacatttcaaattttgatagTTTTATACCGTCCTACAAGATTTATTTATGCATTTTACATCTTGGATCGGATACAAATTCATTTTTGTTCGGTTTGTATCTTGGATTCTTggtttatatttaatttgttttaacaaaaacaagttCATAATTTTTTGAATCAATGAAAAGTTCATGTTTTCTTGAGCAAAACCgtctaaatttaatatttttacagtaaattttattaatttttaattttaacaaaatgacGTGATTTTGATTTCTGTTAAAAATAAACATTGGTTAAAGTGAAAACTAAAGTTGATTGAATTTATATCTAACTGGTTTAGCCAACACAAATTTATACGCTTTTGGATTTAatagaaacaatttttttttgccaaaagtgtataattttggtatttatttgacagttttttttttaattttgacaaTTTAATCAGAGATTTGTCTTTTCATCACTTGTGGTAAAATATCAAGGATTGTTGGAATCATGAGGGtttatttgtaattttgttttgaGGAAGGGTTTATTTGTAATTACAGAGACAATGGGTTCGCGTCTTTGTGCATTTTCGGTGATGGGTTTTAAGAAAGATCTATCCTTTTGCTCTCTGTGTAGGTGAATTGGGGTTAGAGATTTGATTGAAAAATGGGGAAGAAGGAGGAGAGAGCTAGAGCAGAGAAGTTGTCTGTTTACCTTTATGTACCTAACATTGTTGGTGGGTCTTTccatattgttttgttttaattatggTGAGAGTGATTGTTGCTGTGATATGATTAATtgaattgcttttttttttttaaagggtaCATGAGAGTTCTGTTGAACTGTGTTGCCTTTGCTGTCTGTTTCTCCAACAAAACACTCTTCTCCCTCCTTTATTTCTTCAGGTGATTGATAactaacttcttcttctttggttttatttatttaagatttttgagTAATGGTCTTCTTTTTTGATCAATGTGGTTTATATCTCTACAGCTTTTGTTGTGATGCTGTGGATGGCTGGTGCGCTCGTAGATTTAACCAAGGTTTCTCTCTACGTTcttgtttcgtttttttttttgaaaatcacatTCTCATTGTACATTGCTTAAAAGATCCTTGCCTCTGATCAACACTGGATCTCTGTTAGTCAAGACTACTGTAATATGTAGGAAGCTTGTACTTGACTCgcttctctttttcttcttcctcagtTTCAACTTTTGGAGCTGTTCTCGACATGGTCACAGATAGGTGAATCTTCTTCTACTACATATATGCAATGATCATCCTACTTACTTATCTGTTTATTAAATTCTGGGGGTTGTTCTTTGGTTATAGAGTTAGCACAGCGTGTCTACTCGTGGTTCTATCTCAAGTCTACAGGCCTAGCTTGGTCTTCCTTTCATTGCTTGCTTTGGATATTGCTAGTCATTGGCTGCAGATGTACAGGTACGCTAATTCACTCTTTCTTTGAAATTTTCTCTAATACTTTCCAATTTTTAACAACCTGGAACTTGTAATAATACGCTACTCTCTGGCAGTACGTTTCTAGCAGGGAAGAGCAGCCATAAGGATGTGGAAGACAGCACAAGCTGGCTTTTTAGACTCTACTATGGAAACCGGATCTTTATGTGTTATTGCTGTGTTTCTTGCGAGGTGGTTGAATGAATTGTCTATAAACCCCCACGTTAAATCCTTTGAGAGATCATGTCTTCTTACATGCAAAATCTTGTGCAGGTTCTGTATATCATTCTCCTTCTCATTGCaaagaaccaaaccgaaaatctCCTGAATGTTAGCTCTCTCCCTCCTTCTTTTGTGTGTTAGTTTAGCTCTTACTTTCTACTAATAAAGCGTGTCTCATCTCGTTGCAGGTCGTAGTCGCCACTTTAACTCAGATATCACCACTCTCTTTTCTACTTGCTTTGACATTGTTCGGTTGGTCGATGAAACAGACCGTCAATATCATTCAGATGAAAACAGCTTCAGATGTCTGTGTACTGTATGATATAGAGAAGCACCACAAGAAGCCTTAGATCTtccttccttttttttatttttttctgaaccTGCAACTCTGTGTAGAAGACACATAACCccctttgtatttttaaatgaaatgaAAAGGATATTGATTTTGCCTTCTGACTTAACTTTTGTTTATCAccataatatgttttatattcagTGATGATGCAGCATGAGTCGGATAATGGACACGTCAGCATTATCTCGTTATGGGGAACGTAAGGTCCAAACTCAGATAATAAACAAGAAGCAGAGTTGTTATCACTCATCGTCCATTGTTAGCCACTGAAATACagttataaaacaaaacaaaaacgtaGATAAAATCATCATGCAATATCGACCGTTGGATCTTCCTTTTCGATTTCATACCACAAAAGgctaaaaaaaactgaaacctTTTTTTAAAAAGCTAAGGTCCTCTCTTTCCAAACTCCTCCTCCACAGAAACACTTTGTTCTCTGCCATGGCGAAACCGGTGTCCATTGAAGTGTACAATCCTAATGGGAAGTACAGAGTCGTCAGCACGAAACCGATGCCTGGCACTCGCTGGATCAACCTCTTGGTCGACCAAGGTTGTCGCGTCgaggtaaactttttaaaactcAGACTCCTTGTAGTGTCAAGAACATTACTAAAAGTTTTTGAATATATAGATATGTCATTTGAAGAAGACAATCTTGTCTGTAGAAGACATCATTAATCTGATCGGAAACAGGTGTGATGGAGTCATCGGTCAGgtaatgaaatattaaaaaagacAAGTGTCTGTGTTATGTACCATCATCACGTATGAAAGtaaaaaagttttgtttatatagttgACGGAAGATTGGGGAGAGACTCTGTTCTCAGCACTGAGCAAAGCTGGAGGGAAAGCTTTCAGCAACATGGCCGTTGGTTACAACAACGTTGATGTTGAAGCCGCCAATAAGTATGGTATCGCCGTTGGTAACACTCCTGGAGTGTTGACTGAGACCACTGCTGAACTTGCTGCTTCTCTTTCCCTTGCTGCCGCGAGAAGGATTGTTGAAGCTGATGGTTTCATGAGGGCTGGCTTGTACGAAGGGTGGCTTCCTCATCTGTAAGTCAAAACCAAGAAAATTAAGAAACTGGTTTAGAGTCCTTGGAGTTTATCTATTGTGAAGTTAGAGAGGCTAAGTTTGTTGTTTGGGTTTTGGTAGGTTTGTGGGGAACTTGCTTAAAGGACAGACGGTGGGAGTTATTGGAGCTGGACGTATTGGTTCTGCTTATGCTAGAATGATGGTAAAGCCTCTATTGCATGACATTTATACATTTGATTAAGGCAGGTCATTACAGGATGAAACATTGTCTTGATCTCCAAAATTTAAGTGGTTCGTTAATATGTATAGATTATTCAACTTTCAAATCAATTAATGAATATTTCATCCGTGATATatgttttagaaataaaataatttcaaaacaatgcatttttatttagtataattgtagattttgaaaaaaaataattgtgttaattgaattttaattggttaaaagttatgtgaaatagttaattataaaaaataatgtaattataatcaaaatttaatataaattttaacatgtgagaaactttaaaatatacattattattttaaaacggAGGGAGAAAATGTATAATTTGATCATTTGATTTATAATTGTAATTATTTCAAACCCTATGAATCTGAAGACTAGGCTCTGCATTTGATCCTTGTTATATACACAAAAGGTTTCTTTCTTTGACATGTTGATTTCAAAACAGGTTGAAGGGTTCAAGATGAATTTGATCTACTTTGATCTTTACCAATCCACTCGTCTTGAGAAATTTGTGACAGGTTCTTACAGCTTTTATACAGTCTACTCTTTCTCTTTCCTTgaagtttatcatatttaaGAGAATGGTCATTGGCAGCTTATGGACAATTCTTGAAAGCAAATGGGGAACAACCTGTGACGTGGAAACGAGCTTCTTCCATGGAGGAGGTGCTGCGTGAGGCTGATCTGGTAACTGAACTTCTTTTATAAAACATTGTTAGTGTTACTCTCTTTAAGCTAGAAACTGAACTGGTTTgtgtctgaaaaaaaaaaaaaaaaacagataagtCTTCATCCTGTGTTGGACAAAACCACTTACCATCTTGTCAACAAGGAGAGACTTGCCATGATGAAAAAGGTGACTTTGGTTTCTTGTTTCTCTTGATCCCTCttattatttatcttgttttgattgattttagtTGCTTTCAGGAAGCAATCCTTGTGAACTGCAGCAGAGGTCCTGTGATCGATGAGGTAGCTCTGGTCAATCATCTGAGAGAGAACCCGATGTTCCGAGTTGGTCTTGATGTGTTTGAGGAAGAGCCTTTCATGAAACCAGGGCTTGCTGATATGAAGAACGCCATTGTTGTTCCTCACATTGCTTCTGCTTCCAAGGTTTGCCCAAACTCAAAACGTTTCCTTTGTGTCTGTCTGTCTCAGTAAGATTAAACAGAAACTGACTTAATGTTTCTTCTGATTGATTATGGACAGTGGACTCGTGAAGGAATGGCTACCCTTGCAGCTCTAAACGTCGTTGTATGCATTCCCCATTCCAAAACCTTTTTTAATAGCTAGATTAAAATGACTAAACTTTGattatcatattttgaaaatgtatttaACAGGGAAAGATCAAAGGATATCCTATTTGGAGTGACCCGAACCGGGTTGACCCGTTCTTGAACGAAAATGCTTCACCGCCTAATGCCAGCCCAAGCATTGTCAACTCAAAAGCCTTAGGTAATGAACTCATTGTAATAATATACTTGGAAATATTTTGTCATTCGTTATATTACTCTGATGTATATTCTTTGGGTGGTTTTCAGGATTGCCTGTTTCGAAGCTGTGAGTTAAAAGTATGAAGAAGGGGAGATTTGGAAGAATCATGTTAATAAATATCTGATGCTCTCAAAGTTGTGTTCATGTAATGTATTGCAACAACCATGTTGGATCATAAAATAACTCTTTTTAAAGTGTTGTTTGGTTTTTAAGTTTGCTGAGTAATTTTACACATCCTGCTCTTCATATCACGTCTATCTTGGATTTACATCACCCACTTCCTTATTCCATGAGTTTGCTATATGTCTAATTTCTAAAGACTTTTATGGGATGGATCTTGAAACactctgacctgaaaatcttacaAATATAAGACAATGTTGTAATTTTATTCATGAAATCCGAGTataataaccaaaaaataagtaaaaaactttttaaagcAACTCCCAGGAATTCCACAAATATACATTCATAGTGGGTTTTATTAGCCTCGCATTTAAGTCCATGCAACTAATCATCACCTAAATCATCAAGGTGTTGGAAGGAGTTGTGGTGAGCATGGAAGAAGGTGTTAGCGGATCGGGTTTGGTCTTAGTTTCAGGGTTGTGGCGTTAGCCAGAGCTTCAGGAAGCTTTCGGTTGATCACATTGTGTCATCGTATAAAGAGGACAAAGACGAGAGCTATTCTTTTGGACTATGATGGTACTTCGATGCCACAGGGGTCTATATAAAAGACCTTCATCGAAGTCTATCGACATACTGAATACCTTATGTCAGGACAAGCGCAATCTTGTGTTCATTGTTAGCGCTaaaagcagagagagagagatagagaccAAGTGCAAATGTAAATTTCCTTTAATGAGTAAGGCTTTTAACCTTCAAATGGGTTTCTTCTTGTTAACATTTGACATTAGACTAAGAAACGAAAGCAATTTCTTCTTGGCTTTAGCAACTTCCTCTTGAGACTGGAGATACTCAGCTGAAACACAGCCCAAAGCACAGAGAGAGCAGTAGAAGTTCCCAGCGTCATCGTAAACAGGCGGCGAATCCACAACACATTTCTCATGAACCATGACTGTACAGCCATCCCGAGAGC comes from the Brassica napus cultivar Da-Ae chromosome A7, Da-Ae, whole genome shotgun sequence genome and includes:
- the LOC106355925 gene encoding CDP-diacylglycerol--inositol 3-phosphatidyltransferase 1-like, producing MGKKEERARAEKLSVYLYVPNIVGYMRVLLNCVAFAVCFSNKTLFSLLYFFSFCCDAVDGWCARRFNQVSTFGAVLDMVTDRVSTACLLVVLSQVYRPSLVFLSLLALDIASHWLQMYSTFLAGKSSHKDVEDSTSWLFRLYYGNRIFMCYCCVSCEVLYIILLLIAKNQTENLLNVVVATLTQISPLSFLLALTLFGWSMKQTVNIIQMKTASDVCVLYDIEKHHKKP
- the LOC106404607 gene encoding putative caffeoyl-CoA O-methyltransferase At1g67980 isoform X2, which gives rise to MLRTLSSSVFSPATLFSPRPLLCLMMAITAIDIDKEAYEMGLEFIKKAGVDHKINFIHSDGIKALDQLVKDKKEFDFAFADADKSNYVNFHERLLKLVKVGGIIAFDNTLWFGFVAEDEEGVPEHMREYRKALIEFNKKLALDTRVEVSQISIGDGVTLCRRLV
- the LOC106353990 gene encoding glycerate dehydrogenase HPR, peroxisomal-like, yielding MAKPVSIEVYNPNGKYRVVSTKPMPGTRWINLLVDQGCRVEICHLKKTILSVEDIINLIGNRCDGVIGQLTEDWGETLFSALSKAGGKAFSNMAVGYNNVDVEAANKYGIAVGNTPGVLTETTAELAASLSLAAARRIVEADGFMRAGLYEGWLPHLFVGNLLKGQTVGVIGAGRIGSAYARMMVEGFKMNLIYFDLYQSTRLEKFVTAYGQFLKANGEQPVTWKRASSMEEVLREADLISLHPVLDKTTYHLVNKERLAMMKKEAILVNCSRGPVIDEVALVNHLRENPMFRVGLDVFEEEPFMKPGLADMKNAIVVPHIASASKWTREGMATLAALNVVGKIKGYPIWSDPNRVDPFLNENASPPNASPSIVNSKALGLPVSKL
- the LOC106404607 gene encoding putative caffeoyl-CoA O-methyltransferase At1g67980 isoform X1, whose amino-acid sequence is MANEIPTKGILKTEALKHYILETSAYPREHELLKELRKATVQKYGNLSEMEVPVDEGLLLSMLLKITNAKNTLELGVFTGYSLLSTALALPDDGRITAIDIDKEAYEMGLEFIKKAGVDHKINFIHSDGIKALDQLVKDKKEFDFAFADADKSNYVNFHERLLKLVKVGGIIAFDNTLWFGFVAEDEEGVPEHMREYRKALIEFNKKLALDTRVEVSQISIGDGVTLCRRLV
- the LOC106353988 gene encoding heat stress transcription factor A-8-like; this encodes MVKSSSDRVDSSSPSSSVAPFLRKCYEMVDDSSTDSIISWSTNGDNSFVISDTTVFSAQLLPKYFKHSNLSSFIRQLNIYGFRKVDADRCEFANDWFVRGQKELLKNVIRRKNVQSTSEHQSKTTTTTDASQEEKSGESELWKEVDILKGDKKALAQELVKVRQYQESTDTKMLHLEDRVQGMEESQQEMLSFLVMVMQNPSLLVQLLQPKENNWRKAEGGGAKILEEVTDEGETNSKGLPLVTYQAPSEGTTKSSSNEMNDFLRNADMLKFCLDENRVPLIIPDLYDDGAWEKLLLLSPSKKKKNKMQEKNVKKGIDDVTLEEKEEDEDGGRMELDKSLALELIEEEMEKADDFDFDIGQLTPERSKNLEILTQHMRLLASDQ